The genomic segment TCGACCCTGTTCGGCACATTGGACGCGGGCGCCCGGTTGCACCGCGAGGTTCAGGAGCGCCAGCAGATCAACGGGGCGTCATTCGACAGCCGCACCTCCGGCCCTGCCACCAACCCAGGCTCCGGACTCGTTGAGGACAACCGTCGGAGCACGGATGCCGTGGCGGGCTGGGCACAGGCACGACTCGGTACCGCGCGCTTCACCGTGACCTCAGGGCTTCGCGTCGAGCGCCTCAACATTGCGCGGCGCAACTTCCGACCCGTCGCCGGAAACCCGGATGGCGTGTCCGGCGCAACGTCGCTGACCGAGCTGATTCCGGGGGTGGGCACCACGTTCACCGCGTTACCGGCCCTGACCCTGTTCGCCGGCGTGCATCGCGGGTTCAGCCCGCCGCGCAACGAGGACATCATCAGCAACACGACCGGCAGCGTGGTGGAGCTCGATCCCGAGCGCAGCTGGAACTACGAAGCCGGCCTGCGCTGGGCGCCGCGTGGCACGTGGACAGTGGACCTGACCGCCTTCCGAATGGATTTCTCCAACCAGATCATCCCGGCCAGCGTCGCCGGTGGTACCGGCGCCACGCTGACGAGCGCTGGCCGCACGCTGCATCAGGGGCTGGAGTTGGACGTCCGCGCCGAGCTGGGCGCCGGGCGCGTTGTGAGGCCGTTCGTGCAACTCGCCTCGACGTGGGTGCCAGTGGCCCGCACCGAGGGTACTCGCTTCGCCTACATCGGGACCGGTGGCGCTGACGTGGCGAACAAAGTCTACGCCGAGCAGAATGGGACGGGTACGCGCACCCGGCTGGACGTGAGCGGGAAGCGCCTGCCGTACGCACCCGCGCTGACGACCACGGCGACGCTTGGCCTGCGGCACCGAGGTGGCGCCGACCTATCCGTCGAGGCGGTCCACCTCGGACAGCAGTTCGGCGATGCAGCCAACACCCGCGTCACGGTGGCCGACGGTCAGCAGGGCATCCTACCGGCGAACACCCTCTGGAATGTCGCCGGGAACTTGCCGCTCCGGCCGCTGGGCGTGACGGCGTTTGCGACGGTCAAGAACCTCTTTGGGGAACTCGTGATCGTAGATCGCACCCGAGGGCTTCTGCCCGGTATGCGACGCATGGTGCAGGCTGGGGTCGAGCGCTCGTTCTGAGCGGCCTGCGCCGCGTCACCACGGCTTGCGCC from the Gemmatimonas sp. UBA7669 genome contains:
- a CDS encoding TonB-dependent receptor family protein → MSIIGSPTDRNTIPGGAQVLGRATMERARVSSTNEALRKLAGVHVRDEEGLGLRPNIGIRGLNPTRSTKTLLLEDGIPITLAPYGDNAAYYHPPVGRMERIEVLKGAGSILHGPQTVGGVINYITPGLPVESGATLRFTGGNNGLVNGYLRGAAVNGDVGAVVDLGRWRAEGARENVSSDVTDASIKLFVPLGAGHQVIAKTNVYREASRVTYSGLTEGEWAANPRQNPFRNDVFIIDRLGGTIAHEYSRKARRLTTTLYGHDISRPWWRQSSNSAQRPNDRSDPACGGMQNLESGCGNEGRIRRYRVLGAESRYSQPLHLSTLFGTLDAGARLHREVQERQQINGASFDSRTSGPATNPGSGLVEDNRRSTDAVAGWAQARLGTARFTVTSGLRVERLNIARRNFRPVAGNPDGVSGATSLTELIPGVGTTFTALPALTLFAGVHRGFSPPRNEDIISNTTGSVVELDPERSWNYEAGLRWAPRGTWTVDLTAFRMDFSNQIIPASVAGGTGATLTSAGRTLHQGLELDVRAELGAGRVVRPFVQLASTWVPVARTEGTRFAYIGTGGADVANKVYAEQNGTGTRTRLDVSGKRLPYAPALTTTATLGLRHRGGADLSVEAVHLGQQFGDAANTRVTVADGQQGILPANTLWNVAGNLPLRPLGVTAFATVKNLFGELVIVDRTRGLLPGMRRMVQAGVERSF